A window of the Pararge aegeria chromosome 2, ilParAegt1.1, whole genome shotgun sequence genome harbors these coding sequences:
- the LOC120629654 gene encoding COP1-interactive protein 1 isoform X3, translating to MHHLYPLAKGDPLCPLGFHPQVRWPTRCKRCFRDYKEHGGKKKDDDFTSSTPSLSSWNSPSSRGRDEESADVGKGTRGWASSSNLSTTETSKKDAFSTGFSRTSTSWTSTPDLGANEGDTSTAVTVSLKLPKRRSTGPLPSLDTGQNNTETVTVRRPSASPPPPAVQSTAVITINKNDSLAERVRKMQLIKAQSSFDKESSIEKEREKRSTSRSKEEEKSTRQKEERSSVKEDVNFLMQVKSNRASTNSKPPKRGGPVRDKEDVSDDEASTIGTVTTDTETTLIDPNIKDYQDQIESLKGEVDLLRKRCERVEKEKSDILLRRLANIDTTNKYSTSRSSEVLKLQQKVNELTAQNEDLRDEKKHLTLKIKEIEVELDSRPSMEAQTRQIEQLRAKLLAAETLCEELMDENEDMKKELRDLEEEIEEMQDNFREDQADEYSSLRRELEQTIKNCRVLSFKLKKTERRAEQLEQEKADQEKKLLEIVGGAQGLQRENRIKELEKEVSRSNEVALRLQRELAEANAKIAAASGAPPANVKRQALNDGKVSRSSLTRGGSQEDPAQLLRDLQDSLEREADLREQLRNAEEEANNLRKTASRVEDDNESLLLQLKKMATKARSRKLSPTPPTNRLSIEAPNEKDEGISDEEDPAELRLLLELNEQEAAVLRKKVEDLEIDRDSLKKQVKELTDKIASVTNKPNTHSTVTLRRNTTKNSNLAEEKVKVLEDEIAEVTKKLIEKERDCERLHAELSLTHKKPKASLIKSKSLDANDQQNLDLKRQLQVIEQEANVLRSKTQSLEADNEKLQAENIKLQLLKNTKTLRTDKSLDLNVNKISKLETELKEALTKIKDLENTKDKEDKSEKKVRFGEMAKKDNDALKVKQDELDKLKLSFNKLEKEKVKLQTTLKELKEDAMKTFKPRTPKKVTDITTKLQMKRMIEELESEIGGLYVIMKNAGLSSQEINVKGQVGKDIESLKSKLSESETEFTNEKNRLHSEIVKLKDLNAKLETEKKTLTDKCRSLEADHGNAATDCKSLTEEKKNLETQIAKLNSEMKKNSSQQMAMSDCMKKIEDLKKEMDTKDKEIEKLKKQVDAMTKMEQDKSKLIKEVGDKAKKIGELEKKLKEAEDKCKRNEKMLAARKDKVAKLEKELSEEKEQAGALADTKRRMSVDLTSEKDEIQTKLFKSESKLITLQSDIKEMKSDYENKISNLESTITAKDIHIKQLEDVLRETSNQKYDEAISSVEMAQLKDKYDNISTELTEKKEELVRVKTELSNNEKDLSLLKTEAAQLRSDIAKYENEKKDLENKLKTEKKESSYWEQKASESDTDLQAERKKIDRIRANHDKDIKNKEAELATLKGKLKVLEQTSGAGAKRLTELKQEHEETVKKLEHSLAVEKAEYEELTSKYELLEEEHVVTKARLTVEKEKAQSDLIQVQQELNKTLEELKTLQDNYQSESSAWNKEKSELQKEISSLQDRLCGGGWEVERARLTARLEQLERDLRSAKEGHEMLSHHHDVVKKELEESRKKLEDYEKVSKVHRTLTADNVELERELAALNTRLEQADKARRNEVAETKTRYEAQMNTMRDELKSLHNQVSRFRRERDNYKQMLDSAQKVVTEKKNGDKRAQRNSISSTDEEEYRNRVAILEQQLACAEDELCEARLLSSKLNTELISERSTAEVRLAEMQSRLNENEEERLMSSGRARVAGLASRMELAWHKERDEQQRLLHETSTLARDLRQTLFEVEREREKEKLDMKRRLDQLKRTTEEETEEAKKKVTELQCDLLELRDAHAKLRTANEKLRRDKERHDRDRDQNKLLVISLKRAQQEDDRVITQLLETIDDLMKQSPDLFRNEPSVKPEKTLMTPTPPRRNRSSKSRSRSATPENMEARAASDAAATAARLRRLTDELRASRIAERQRRQQANPRRAMSTEPRDTLSVTPTSRAPSRVPSLKKRSISLEQTTKEQSAIWKIVDDSSVSSMQSLDGDSEMRLFTMQRDTSLDSRLSGGSAQSDVLPSEKKKKKGLFGKLKNLTKSRSIDDHVDTDVVDFRPIGTVSQGSDSDMSAAGSKRDLRGRLSGMFSRKQPSRANSKELSPERPSSAAGSTTGASGTKPILRNASANTLSRTQPAKLSESPTTRASSATPAAKRKGK from the exons ATGCATCATCTGTATCCGCTGGCGAAGGGCGATCCGTTGTGCCCTTTGGGATTCCATCCTCAAGTGCGGTGGCCGACGCGATGCAAGCGTTGCTTTCGCGACTACAAGGAACACGGCGGTAAAAAGAAGGACGATGATTTTACCTCATCCACACCGAGCCTCTCCTCTTGGAACTCGCCATCGTCACG GGGACGTGACGAAGAAAGCGCAGACGTGGGGAAGGGAACTCGCGGCTGGGCCTCCAGCTCAAATCTCAGCACTACAGAGACATCCAAGAAAGACGCCTTCTCTACGG GGTTCAGTAGAACCAGTACATCGTGGACGTCGACGCCGGACTTGGGAGCTAACGAGGGCGATACTTCAACCGCTGTTACAGTCAGCCTCAAATTGCCTAAACGTAGAAGTACAGGGCCCCTACCTTCATTAGACACGGGCCAAAATAATACAG AAACGGTGACGGTTCGTCGACCATCCGCGTCCCCGCCACCTCCTGCCGTACAATCCACCGCCGTGATTACCATCAACAAAAACGATTCCCTAGCAGAGCGGGTGCGAAAG ATGCAGTTAATTAAAGCTCAAAGTAGTTTCGACAAAGAGTCAAGTATTGAAAAAGAAAGGGAGAAACGAAGCACATCAAGAagtaaagaagaagaaaaatccACACGACAAAAGGAAGAACGAAGTAGTGTTAAAGAGGACGTTAACTTTTTAATGCAg GTTAAAAGTAATCGAGCCAGTACAAATTCCAAGCCTCCAAAACGTGGCGGTCCTGTACGCGACAAAGAAGACGTATCCGACGATGAAGCGAGTACAATAGGCACCGTTACCACAGACACTGAAACAACTCTCATCGATccaaatattaaggattatcaG gaCCAAATCGAAAGCTTAAAAGGAGAAGTAGACCTTTTAAGGAAACGGTGTGAACGAGTAGAAAAAGAGAAAAGTGATATACTACTTCGAAGGTTAGCAAATATCgacacaacaaataaatattctaccaGTCGATCTTCCGAAGTCTTAAAATTACAGCAAAAAGTGAATGAGCTTACCGCGCAAAATGAAGATCTAAGAGATGAGAAGAAACACTTGaccttaaaaattaaagaaatagaaGTTGAACTTGAC TCTCGGCCATCAATGGAAGCTCAAACACGTCAAATAGAACAGCTTAGAGCAAAATTACTAGCCGCAGAAACTCTATGTGAAGAATTAATGGATGAGAATGAAGATATGAAAAAGGAATTACGCGACTTGGAAGAAGAAATAGAAGAGATGCAAGACAACTTTAG AGAAGATCAAGCGGATGAGTATTCCTCACTACGAAGAGAATTGGAGCAAACAATAAAGAATTGCAGGGTTTTATCCTTTAAGTTAAAAAAGACTGAACGAAGAGCTGAACAGCTTGAGCAAGAAAAAGCTGATCAAGAGAAGAAGCTTTTAGAA ATAGTAGGAGGCGCGCAGGGCCTTCAGCGTGAAAACCGAATTAAGGAACTTGAAAAAGAGGTGTCGCGCTCAAACGAAGTTGCATTACGTTTACAAAGAGAACTAGCAGAAGCTAATGCTAAAATAGCTGCTGCTTCGGGTGCTCCGCCTGCCAATGTAAAGAGgcaagccttaaatgacgga AAAGTATCGCGATCATCACTGACGCGTGGAGGCAGTCAGGAAGATCCTGCGCAGTTACTGCGTGATTTGCAAGACTCCCTCGAGCGAGAAGCAGATTTAAGGGAACAATTGCGGAATGCTGAAGAAGAG GCAAATAACTTGCGTAAAACTGCATCAAGAGTTGAGGACGACAATGAGTCCTTACTTCTACAGCTGAAGAAAATGGCTACCAAAGCCAGAA GTCGAAAGCTATCCCCAACTCCGCCAACAAATAGACTTTCTATTGAGGCACCTAATGAAAAAGACGAAGGTATATCGGATGAAGAGGATCCAGCTGAGTTAAGACTTCTACTGGAACTAAACGAGcag gaagCAGCCGTTTTACGAAAAAAAGTAGAAGACTTAGAAATAGACAGAGATTCATTGAAGAAACAGGTTAAAGAACTCACAGATAAGATTGCCAGTGTTACCAATAAACCAAATACCCATTCTACTGTCACCTTACGAAGAAAtactacaaaaaatagtaacttAGCCGAAGAAAAGGTTAAG GTGCTTGAAGATGAAATAGCTGAAGTAACAAAAAAGCTGATAGAAAAGGAGAGGGACTGCGAAAGGTTACACGCTGAGCTCAGTCTAACTCATAAGAAACCCAAAGCTTCACTAATAAAAAGCAA GTCCCTAGATGCAAACGATCAAcaaaatttagatttaaaacgGCAACTGCAAGTAATAGAGCAGGAAGCTAACGTTCTTAGATCAAAAACTCAAAGTTTAGAAGCTGACAACGAAAAGTTACAAGCTGAAAATATAAAGTTGCAG CTACTTAAGAATACTAAAACATTAAGAACAGACAAATCACTTGACCTtaacgtaaataaaataagtaaactagAGACTGAACTAAAGGAGGCGTTGACAAAAATCAAAGACCTAGAAAACACTAAAGATAAGGAAGATAAATCTGAAAAGAAAGTTCGATTTGGTGAGATGGCTAAAAAAGATAACGATGCACTTAAAGTAAAACAAGATgaattagataaattaaaacttagcTTCAATAAG ttGGAGAAGGAAAAAGTCAAATTGCAAACCACTTTGAAGGAGTTAAAGGAGGATGCCATGAAAACATTTAAACCTAGGACGCCCAAAAAAGTTACCGATATCACAACAAAGCTACAAATGAAGAGAATGATTGAAGAACTTGAAAGTGAAATTG GTGGTTTATACGTTATTATGAAGAATGCTGGTCTTTCATCTcaagaaataaatgttaaagGACAAGTAGGGAAAGATATTGAAAGTCTAAAATCCAAACTATCAGAAAGTGAAACCGAGTTTACAAATGAAAAGAACCGTTTACATAGTGAAATTGTAAAACTAAAAGACTTAAATGCTAAAttagaaacagaaaaaaaaactcttactgATAAATGCAGATCTTTAGAAGCTGACCATGGTAATGCTGCTACCGATTGTAAATCACTGacagaagaaaagaaaaacttagAAACTCAAATAGCTAAACTGAATTCagaaatga AAAAAAATAGTTCACAACAGATGGCAATGTCAGACTGTATGAAGAAAATTGAAGACCTCAAAAAGGAAATGGATACAAAAGAcaaagaaattgaaaaattaaaaaaacaagtagaTGCCATGACTAAAATGGAACAGGACAAAAGTAAATTGATCAAAGAG GTGGGCGATAAAGCTAAAAAGATCggtgaattagaaaaaaaattaaaagaagcggAAGACAAGTGCAAGCGGAATGAAAAAATGCTTGCCGCTCGTAAAGATAAAGTTGCAAAACTAGAAAAAGAG ctTTCTGAAGAAAAAGAGCAAGCTGGAGCATTAGCCGATACAAAACGACGGATGTCTGTTGACCTAACGAGTGAAAAAGATGAAATACAAACAAAGCTTTTTAAATCTGAAAGTAAATTGATCACTTTACAGTCAGATATCAAAGAAATGAAGTCagactatgaaaataaaatttcaaacttGGAATCTACTATAACCGCTAAAGATATTCACATAAAACAACTG GAAGATGTTTTACGAGAAACTTCCAACCAGAAATATGACGAAGCTATATCATCAGTTGAAATGGCTCAACTTAAAGATAAATATGATAACATTAGTACAGAGCTTACAGAAAAGAAAGAGGAATTGGTAAGAGTTAAAACAGAGCTCAGTAATAATGAAAAGGATTTGTCTCTTCTTAAAACGGAAGCTGCACAACTTAGGTCTGATATAGCTAAATATGAAAATGAGAAGAAAGATttggaaaataaattgaaaaccgAGAAAAAAGAAAGTAGTTATTGGGAACAAAAAGCATCTGAATCTGATACTGATTTACAG gccgaaagaaaaaaaattgaccgTATACGAGCAAATCatgataaagatattaaaaataaagaagcagAACTGGCAACGCTGAAAGGAAAACTAAAAGTTTTGGAACAGACTTCAGGTGCTGGAGCTAAAAGGTTGACAGAACTAAAACAAGAGCACGAAGAAACGGTGAAAA aaTTAGAGCACTCTTTAGCCGTTGAAAAGGCTGAATATGAAGAGTTAACAAGTAAATACGAATTGTTAGAGGAGGAACATGTGGTCACTAAAGCAAGGCTTACAGTTGAAAAGGAAAAAGCGCAGAG cGACCTGATTCAAGTACAACAAGAACTGAACAAAACGTTGGAGGAGCTTAAAACCCTGCAAGATAATTATCAAAGTGAATCGTCTGCATGGAATAAAGAGAAATCTGAATTACAG AAAGAGATTTCATCATTACAAGACCGTTTGTGTGGTGGTGGATGGGAAGTCGAGCGCGCAAGACTCACGGCACGACTTGAACAGCTTGAACGTGACCTACGATCGGCTAAAGAAGGCCATGAAATGCTATCTCATCACCACGATGTTGTTAAAAAAGAA TTGGAAGAGTCTCGTAAGAAACTTGAAGATTACGAGAAAGTAAGCAAGGTCCACAGAACATTAACAGCAGATAACGTTGAGCTGGAGCGGGAACTTGCTGCATTGAACACTAGGCTCGAACAAGCTGACAAGGCAAGGAGAAACGAAGTAGCTGAAACAAAAACACGGTACGAAGCTCAGATGAACACGATGAGAGATGAGCTCAAATCATTACATAACCAg gtATCAAGGTTTAGGCGAGAGCGGGATAATTATAAACAGATGTTAGATTCTGCTCAAAAGGTGGTAACCGAAAAGAAAAATGGAGACAAAAGAGCACAAAGGAATTCAATATCGAGCACCGATGAG GAAGAATATCGCAATAGAGTGGCCATACTTGAACAACAGTTAGCATGCGCGGAAGATGAGTTATGCGAAGCCCGCCTCCTTTCATCCAAACTTAATACAGAGCTTATCAGCGAACGATCCACCGCTGAAGTCCGCCTTGCTGAAATGCAGTCCAGGTTAAATGAG AATGAAGAGGAACGATTAATGTCATCTGGCAGAGCACGCGTGGCAGGTCTTGCTTCGCGCATGGAGTTGGCTTGGCACAAAGAACGCGATGAGCAGCAACGCTTGTTGCACGAAACCTCCACTCTTGCCAGGGACCTGAGGCAGACGCTATTTGAA GTAGAACGAGAAAGGGAAAAGGAGAAACTAGATATGAAGCGAAGATTAGATCAGTTGAAGAGAACTACAGAGGAAGAAACTGAAGAGGCCAAGAAAAag GTGACGGAGTTACAGTGCGATTTGTTGGAACTCCGGGATGCACACGCAAAGTTACGAACGGCCAATGAGAAGCTTCGCCGTGATAAGGAGCGTCACGACCGCGATCGCGACCAGAACAAGTTGCTTGTGATATCACTGAAACGTGCACAGCAA GAAGACGATAGGGTGATAACACAATTGTTGGAAACCATCGATGATCTGATGAAACAGAGTCCCGATCTGTTCCGAAACGAGCCAAGTGTAAAGCCAGAGAAGACCCTAATGACACCAACACCTCCAAGACGTAACAGG tcATCAAAATCTCGATCCCGTTCGGCAACACCGGAGAACATGGAAGCGCGTGCAGCGAGTGACGCCGCGGCCACTGCAGCACGTTTGCGCCGCCTCACCGATGAACTACGAGCCTCGCGCATAGCTGAACGGCAGCGCAGACAACAGGCGAACCCAAGACG AGCAATGTCTACGGAACCACGAGACACGCTTTCCGTAACACCAACTTCTCGGGCGCCATCGCGTGTACCATCACTAAAGAAACGGTCCATATCGCTAGAGCAAACTACTAAAGAACAG AGCGCTATTTGGAAAATAGTTGACGATAGCAGCGTCTCGTCGATGCAGTCTCTAGACGGCGATTCTGAAATGCGACTGTTCACAATGCAACGAGACACAAGTCTGGACAG TCGACTATCTGGCGGTTCCGCCCAAAGTGACGTATTGCCTtcggagaagaagaaaaagaagggACTCTTCGGTAAATTGAAGAACCTCACCAAATCGCGCTCTATCGACGATCACGTTGATACCGATGTGGTGGACTTCAGACCAATCGGGACTGTGTCACAG GGATCTGATTCTGATATGAGTGCAGCTGGTAGCAAGCGTGATCTGCGCGGTCGACTATCCGGAATGTTTAGCAGAAAGCAACCGAGCCGAGCTAATAG CAAAGAGCTGAGTCCAGAGCGGCCGAGTAGTGCAGCGGGCAGTACGACGGGGGCCAGTGGCACTAAACCAATACTGCGAAACGCTAGCGCTAACACATTGTCACGCACTCAGCCCGCTAAACTG AGTGAATCTCCCACCACAAGGGCGTCGAGCGCTACACCCGCCGCAAAGAGGAAAGGGAAATAA